GCGACTGTCGGTCGAGGTCGGTGACGTCGTCGAGGCTGGTCAATTGGTGGCCGAGATCGATTCCCAGACCCGGCGCAACACCTTGCGGGACCGGGAGGCCGCCCTGGCCAACATCCGTGCCGTGCACGCCGCGCGTATGGCCGGTCTGGTCAAAGCCCGGAAGGATTTCGAGCGCGAGCGTGAACTGCTGGCGGGAGGCTCGATACCGCGTGCCCAGTATGACGCGGCTGTCGCCACGTTAGACAGTGCGCGCGCGGAGGTCCAGGCGCTGGACGCTCAGATCACCCAGGCGCAGGTCGCGCTGGCGTCTGCGGACATAGAGCTGGGCTATACCCGCATCACCGCCCCGATCGCCGGCACCGTGGTGGCGATCGTCACTGAGGAAGGTCAAACCGTCAATGCCCTGCAGACCGCGCCGACCATCGTTATGATCGCGCGATTGGACAGAATGAAGGTGCGCGCGGATATTTCCGAGGCTGACGTCGTTCGTGTACGGCGGGGCATGCCGGTCTGGTTCAGTATTCTCGGCGACCCGAAGCGTCGTTTCGATGGGGAATTGCGCCAGGTGGAACCGGCTCCAGCCTCCATCGCCAACGACGGCAGCTCTGCTGCAAGGGAGCTTGGCTCAACCAAAGGTGCTGTCTATTACACCGGGCTGATCGACGTCGCAAACGCGGACGGGGTTCTGCGGCCCTCCATGACGGCGCAGGTGTCCATTGTTCTCAGCCGCGTCAGCGGCGCCGTGCTGGCGCCGCTGAGTGCTGTGGAGGGTGCGCCGCGGGCTGGCGATACGGCACGCATCCGGGTGCTCGACGCGGCAAGCGAGGTCCAGATCCGGCAGGTTCAGGTCGGCGTCGACAACGGCGCGGACATCCAGATCCTTAGTGGTCTTCAGGCAGGCGAGACCATCGTTCTGGGAGCATCCACGGATGAACGCACAGATGGCCAGGCTCAATTGGCCGCGGCGAAGCGATAGGGCGGCGCCATGACGGAACCACTGATACGCGTACGCGGGGTATCCCGCGCTTTTCCCGCAGGCGACGAGATGGTGCGCGTGCTGAAAGACGTCGACCTCGACATCGAGGCCGGCGAGATGATGGCCATCATCGGTGCTTCGGGTTCTGGCAAGTCGACCCTGATGAACATCCTTGGCTGCCTCGATCGTCCAACGACTGGCAGTTACTGGATCGAGGGGCGCGAGACGTCGAAAATGGCCGTGGACGAACTGGCTGCACTACGCCGTGAGCGTTTTGGTTTCATCTTTCAGCGCTACCATCTGCTTGGCGATCTCAGCGCGGCCAGCAACGTCGAGGTGCCGGCCATCTATGCCGGGCGCAGCCGATCCGACCGGCACAAGCGAGCGATCTCCTTGTTGACCCGGCTGGGCCTGGCCGAGCGGACGGGCAATATCCCGAGCAAGCTTTCGGGCGGCCAGCAGCAGCGGGTGTCGATCGCCCGCGCCCTGATGAATGGCGGCGAGATAATTCTGGCCGACGAACCGACCGGAGCGCTGGATACGCACAGTGGCGCCGAGGTTATGAAGATCCTGCGCGAGCTTCACGCCGAAGGACACACCATCATCCTCGTCACTCACGACAAGAAGATCGCCGAACATGCGGATCGGGTTGTAGAGATAAGCGACGGCGTTATCATTTCCGATGAACGCAATGTATCGAGGTCCACGACGGCCCGTCCCATCCGCGAACACGGGCCGAGCGCGGGCTGGCGCGGCGCAATTGACCGGATGACTGAGGCCCTTCGTATGGCGGGCGCGGCAATATGGGCGCACAAAATGCGCTCGCTTCTGACCATGCTCGGTATCATCATTGGCATCGCCTCGGTGGCGGCTATCTCGGCACTGGGAGCCGGCTCGCAGCAACAAATCCTGAGCAGTATCAGTTCACTCGGCACCAACACGATCGAGGTGCGGGCCGGTAAAGGCTTCGGCGATCTGGAAGCGGGCAAGATACGGACGCTGGTTCCCGCCGATGCAGAAGCGCTGGTGAACCAGCCCTATGTCGACAGCGTGACACCAACCGTCACGACGAGCGTAACTGTCAAGCGCGCCGCTGTGGCCGTCAATGCGTCGGTCACCGGAGTTGGCGCCGACTTCTTTCGTGTACGGGGCCTTGAGCTGGCGCATGGACAACTGTTCGACGCCCAGGATGTTATCGCCTACAGCCAGAATGTGGTGATCGATGCAAGTGCCGCGCGAGACCTGTTTCCAGACCGGGTTAACCCGGTGGGGCAGGTCATCCTTCTGGGCACAATGCCGGCGAGGGTTGTGGGTGTGACGAAACGGGAAAACTCTTTCGGCCCGGCGGTTGATACGTTGACCGTTTATGCGCCTTACACAACCGTCATGGGCCGCATGCTGGGTCGTCCGAACGTCGACGGCATAACGGTCCGTATCAGAGACGATGTCGATCCGGGCAATGTCGAGGCCGCAGTTACGCGCCTTATCGAGCGTCGGCATGGCGCGAAAGACTTCTTCCTCACCAACTCGGCGACCATTCGCGAGACTATCGAGACCACCACGCAAACCCTGACGCTGCTGATTTCGTCAGTCGCCGTGATCTCGCTGATCGTCGGCGGCATTGGCGTGATGAATATCATGCTGGTATCCGTGACCGAACGCACCAAGGAGATCGGCGTTCGTGTGGCCGTCGGCGCGCGCCGCAGCGACATCCTCTCCCAGTTCCTGATCGAGGCTGTCATGGTCTGCCTTGTCGGCGGCCTCATGGGGATCATGCTCGCCCTCGGGATCAGCGCTCTTTTCAATTTGTTGAGCCCCGACTTCAAGATGATCTTCTCTCCTGGCTCCATTATTGTGGCCTTCGCCTGCTCCACCCTGATCGGTATTGTTTTCGGCTTCCTTCCCGCCCGCAATGCGGCAAAGCTGGACCCGATAGAAGCCTTGGCTCGCGATTGATGGCTGGAAAGGTGTGTGATGGTATAGTGAAGAATAGCAGTGGGCATTTCCGTTTTGGAATTCCAATTGGAAATCAGTCTCGCAAGTAGCTGGAGAACTGACTGCTTCCGAGTTCACGGCCTGATGATCGGCGGTCTTCACAGTATGGTCTAACGGCATTTCTAAATCAAACCTCTGCCTCCGATTCATTTCCTTCCCCGATCAAGATCCTGGTCGGCACGGTCGCATCGCCCTGAGACGGCAGCGGGTCTCAGACCGCAGGGCAACGGACGGTCCTTTCGGTTTGTCATAACTTGTCTGCTTTGGGCTTTCATCGAGAAACCTGCAAAGCAGACGTCCGGCCCGACCAGACCTATTGACCACGATCAGCCCGAAGTGGCCATTTCATCGATCCGGCGCACGTTCGCTAGGCTGAACCGTCAGATAGCTGGTTGGAGTATGGTTGGTAACCACAGCCGGCCCCTCCGGTTCTCCTGGACCGTAAAACAGACGATTGACCGAGTCATAAAGCAGGATCCCCATCGACGTGGACGACGGCCACACCTTGAATATCACCCCAATCGCTGGTTCTTATCAGCGCGCCGATAGGCCAGCCGAGCGACCTCAACACCCGGCAGACGTCATTCCACAGCGTATATGGCGCGACCTGATCATACGTCATGCCGGTGAGCATTTGCCGAACGCGAACCCCCACAGCCGTCATCCCTTGGCAATTGTGAGTGAAAGGGAAATCGAACTTGGCCGGGCTGGCGCAGTGACATGGTTGAGCTCCTTGATTCACGAATCTCGGCATATTGCCTTTCGACTCATGCCCTCCTCCTCCAGTCCAAGCAGGCCGGACTTGCAGATTCGCAACCGGCCGACTTTCTCCGTGGTGACGAGGCCCGCTTGCTTCAGGACGCCGACGTGCTTCTTCATGCCCGTGAGGCTAATGTGGAATTTCGCGGCGAGCTCCCTGATCGAAGCGTTGTGACGTCCAAGCTGCTCCCGGATGCCGCGTCGCGTGGCGTCCGAAAGCGCGGCGAAATGGGCATCGAGGCGGTCCGCCGCTGTAACTCGATTCCCAGCGTGACGGCCGGTCCGCTCCTGAAAGACACGCGACCTACACTTCGTTCGACCACGCTATGATGGTACAAAGTGGAATGAGGAAGGAGAGCTAGCAGGTGGTAGTATCCAGTTAGCTCCCGCTCTCGTATGTTTAAATCGTGGACCCACGGGAGTGTGTTTAGGTTAGCGTGCCGCCATCAACGGTCAGGATGGTTCCGGTGATTTGTCGGGCC
This genomic interval from Agrobacterium fabrum str. C58 contains the following:
- a CDS encoding efflux RND transporter periplasmic adaptor subunit, translating into MTRHITRKRFILAAATLVGLLGVWLLFLRPPAKLELVTAQARTGDIEEVVLATGVLEPLELVRVGAQASGRVERLSVEVGDVVEAGQLVAEIDSQTRRNTLRDREAALANIRAVHAARMAGLVKARKDFERERELLAGGSIPRAQYDAAVATLDSARAEVQALDAQITQAQVALASADIELGYTRITAPIAGTVVAIVTEEGQTVNALQTAPTIVMIARLDRMKVRADISEADVVRVRRGMPVWFSILGDPKRRFDGELRQVEPAPASIANDGSSAARELGSTKGAVYYTGLIDVANADGVLRPSMTAQVSIVLSRVSGAVLAPLSAVEGAPRAGDTARIRVLDAASEVQIRQVQVGVDNGADIQILSGLQAGETIVLGASTDERTDGQAQLAAAKR
- a CDS encoding MacB family efflux pump subunit gives rise to the protein MTEPLIRVRGVSRAFPAGDEMVRVLKDVDLDIEAGEMMAIIGASGSGKSTLMNILGCLDRPTTGSYWIEGRETSKMAVDELAALRRERFGFIFQRYHLLGDLSAASNVEVPAIYAGRSRSDRHKRAISLLTRLGLAERTGNIPSKLSGGQQQRVSIARALMNGGEIILADEPTGALDTHSGAEVMKILRELHAEGHTIILVTHDKKIAEHADRVVEISDGVIISDERNVSRSTTARPIREHGPSAGWRGAIDRMTEALRMAGAAIWAHKMRSLLTMLGIIIGIASVAAISALGAGSQQQILSSISSLGTNTIEVRAGKGFGDLEAGKIRTLVPADAEALVNQPYVDSVTPTVTTSVTVKRAAVAVNASVTGVGADFFRVRGLELAHGQLFDAQDVIAYSQNVVIDASAARDLFPDRVNPVGQVILLGTMPARVVGVTKRENSFGPAVDTLTVYAPYTTVMGRMLGRPNVDGITVRIRDDVDPGNVEAAVTRLIERRHGAKDFFLTNSATIRETIETTTQTLTLLISSVAVISLIVGGIGVMNIMLVSVTERTKEIGVRVAVGARRSDILSQFLIEAVMVCLVGGLMGIMLALGISALFNLLSPDFKMIFSPGSIIVAFACSTLIGIVFGFLPARNAAKLDPIEALARD